The following DNA comes from Ascaphus truei isolate aAscTru1 chromosome 1, aAscTru1.hap1, whole genome shotgun sequence.
cgcctgaatccagcatCCTAAATTGAAGTAAACTACTAGATAAATATAGCACACCGATGTACTctccctaggagccgggcagggagggttacatatgtaaAACCTACTGATTGCAATACATATTTACAAGCTCTCGGTGTCCACCCACAACCACAGAAGAAGGACCTGTCTATGAGTCAATTAATGAGAATGTGTAGGATTGTAGGCACTGTTATTTGAAGTCCGAGCAACGAAAATGGTACACAAATGAGAAGAGGATATGCATTAAATGATTTAGAGAAAGCCTTATTGAAAGTTAAACAGATGCCAAGAGAAAGCTTCCTCAAAGAAAAAGGAAAGACAACGTGAACGTGTTCCTGTAGTGACGGCATTTGGGACTCACTCTCTGGGAGTAAAACACATCATTCATAAATATTGGCATGATCCCAAGATTCCTTAAATCTTCAAGAACCCTCCAACGATGGCATACAAGAGGGTCACCAACATTAGGTTTTCTTTACTGAATAAGGTGACcatattttttaaataacaaaccgggacaaaataaaaatgtatttattttaaacatataGTTGATGAACCCTTCCAGGAATTAATCTGCAAGTCTTTGTATAGTATTATCAGGCACAAATACATAGGTACTGTATTTACAAGTATCACCGACTGCAGAGATATCTCACAAGTGGCACACGCACACATTTTATATTGGGGGGGAGGCCTCCGGTGCTGAAATTAGACCCAACTTCCGGCATGCGTGCTTTGGGGGTAAAGAGCTGGGCCGCGGTCTCATTTGTACGAGTTTTGAAATTGCCACTCTAAAGCAATTTCAAAAACATTTTACTTAGCCTTTCAGGGCACTGGGACAAGTGCTCTAAAACCGGTACTTCAGGTCACCTCATTACTGAATTGTGTAGAAaaccagtgcatcagaaaaaacaagtcctgtttggaATAATAAACTGCAGTTGGGATGAACTCCTTCCATataagcatatagcataacgtagccctaatagggttaggggactagtacctaatgccagcggcaccataaataaGTAGTACAGACCAAAGTCCCATAAATCAAAGGAGAAAGAAAGGGTACAGCGACACGTAAAGTGCACTCATtcagtttctcctggagtatccaacaTCAGAATTTTCTtaggcgtgcaatctcccaggtaagCGGCAGGAACAGGTaggaaaataaggcagtgcactgccagaggtaacagaaggaggctcacggtttatagcaaattttttaaatttattacataaaaaagtGGACAAAAAGGTCCCCCCTAAGCCGCAGCAGTCAAGTAATTATACTGACACAGTCAAGTATTTTTAGATGAATTGTATAGTCACGGCAAGATATGTGttaggttacacacacacactgtacctttACGTATCTGAGGTAGGAGGTGCACACCCAGGCAGCCCCCttggcccctctctctcccccctcttcacctGTCCATTTTCCCATTCAAAAAGATTAGATATCTTTCCCATTGAGGGACATGGACGTCTATCAGTGACACCTGATTGGTGCTGCTAACCTAGCGCACTATTATATTGTTCACACTTCGTACTAAATTTGGTGGCTGGAAGTTGAGATCTCTTTGTCGGCGACAGACACGTTACAGAAAGCAGCAGCAAACATCTGTTAGAAAAAGTGTTTCGAGATAACAGCTTCATAACCACTGACTTACTGGATTAATGTCTATAAATTGTATTTTCTGTAAATTTACATAGTATAAAGTGTGCGATAGGCTAATGCTTTTTTTGTAACCAGCCTAACAATGCCAACTAAAATAATCTCATCAAAAGATTCCACAAGTACagtacgccctttcctctgttgctcgactgctaaaactctgacacaggccatcattctctcccgtctcgattactgtaacctcctgctgtccggccttcctgcctctcacctgtctcccctacaatctattctaaacgctgctgccagaatcactctactctttccaaaatctgtctcagtgtgtcccctgctgaaatcactctcctagcttcctatcaaatcccacctCTCACAcaattctccttctcacttttaaagcgttaAACTCTTTTGCCCCTCcgccttaatttctcgctatgcaccatcccgactcttgcattccacTCCACTGCATTCcactcaaggatgttttctctctaccccctttgtatttaaagccctctcccgcttaaACCTTTTTCACACCTCTGGAATCCCTTCCCTTCAATTCCCGACTagcacctctctatccacctttaagacccaccttaaaacacacataCTTAACGAAGCATGAGTAgttccgtggctaatactatacacctgatacataaagcttggaccaggtttatcaacacatttataccgggatcatatgattgagcaaaacaagccggtaaaataaattgtaatttatttcaggaaaagacaaacacaatgtaacacaatttacactaaAAATATACTTACTTTGGAAATCTGGGGTAACACAACTACCTTTCCTAGTTGTAGGGCCTTGTGACCAAGTTTACCCTAGTAACcgttgcaaaacatacagaaaaaTAATCCAGCCAGCTTTTCCTCCAAGTAGCCTCTTCCTGCTGGAGACTTGTAACTGGACCCTTAGCCTGGGTTATTAGTAGGTTTTTTAACCGCTTCCCACACAACTCTACCCTTTCATGACCTGTATTGCCAATAGGTCATTATTTGAATGCTTGATCCAGGGATTGCTATACATGCATCTATATTTACCCATCACATAGCTATGCGTGGTTTTACATAACAATTAGCATTCAACATGCTACTACCATTTTTATTGGGAAAGGATTTTATTCCTAGCACTGTATATATTGTCACTGTACTTGTTCTTGCGTCAATGTTATATCACTGATAAAATGTTCTTATTTTTGGCCACTATTTGGCTTTTACTGGTATCCGTCCTCTTATAGTGATGGGAGCGGTTACTATAGGTCATCTGTATCTGATTTCCAGTTAGCTACACATTCATTGGACTATTATGTAATTAGATCCTATAATACTGGACTGAGTGCAGCAAATAGGGTTCTTTTGGGTGATTTTATTATCACCTTGTTTGTCTGTATATGCCAATAGAAAAATAATTTGTATTAGTAGAACATTTGATGATGCAACAAGCAGTGCCAAGTAGTAGGCTTAGAGAGTGACTCGTCAAACATATAAATACAATATCAATAAAGGGAGGAGAATGGGGAGGGAAGAAAAAACATAagagtgggggtgggaggggaatacAAAAAACAAGCATAAAAAGATGGAGGGATCAATACAAGGGAGGCAACGTTTCGGGGCCTAAATCACCCCTTCTTCAAGCCCGTTCCCACCGAACCTAGAagtctgtggtacttccctttaattcCTCCATCCAAACCGCTCACCTACAGAAGTACGGATATATGCCTAATCTGTAATACTGAAATAAAGTCTAGGCAGTAAGCCAGTCCTCTGGTATCTATCAAATAATATATTtatgccttaaagctgcagttcaagctcccggtttttttttttaacttcaatagtttcatgtgggcaatctctacttacctaaagaactgcatagctgccggtcaattcgttctccgtctattgatcggcaaagtttggcgacatctttaaatatggggaatgtaaatggttgctataggaacaagcatgcttgttaaaatagaatacaagaaaattggtctttcaaagttgttgttttttaaacagaaaatgctaaaagtattttttcttactacagaactgatttatttaaaaaaacacacatgcaggatgttgcttgaactgcagctttaattacttACCAGTATTTCTTGATTCTGAGTTAACTATGGCACACAGAACACGTTAAATGTTATCTATTTCATTATTACAGATTAGGTATATATCCATACTTCTATAGGTGAGAGGTTTGGTTGGAGgaattaaagggaagtaccacaaaCCTTTAGGGTCGGTGAGAACGGGCGATTTAGGCCCCGAAACATTGCCTCCCTTGTATTGATCCCTTCATCTTTTTACACTTGTAAAAAAAACTCGTATCCATAATCCCTCCCTTTATTGATATTGTATTTACCTGTATATGTTTGACGAGTCACGCTCTCTATAGCATACTACTTGGCACTGCTTGTTGCATCATCATAAGTTCTACTAATACAAATTATTTTTCTATTGGCATATAACCTTCTTTTATAATTTTTTCTagttttgtgtgctgggaaccccCATAGCCACATGACTTTGTTGGGAGGGCTTGAGGTTCCTCTTAGGTCCCCTGCACCACACTTCCTTTAAATTATTTTCTAGATATGGTGGAGTGCTGCCTATCACCTATACTTTTGAtataaaaaagacatacatacatacatacatacatacatacatacatacatacatacatacatacatacatacatacatacatacatacatacatacatagcctCGATTTCCTTTTTGTCTTTAGTTAGACATGTACAGATGTTTACTGGGAACCCAACATATGCCGACTTCAGGGCTAGTCGGAATTTATCCACAGGACTCGCACCGACGCGTGAGGTCACTTCCTGTTTGGAAAAAGCTCACTCGCCTAGCAGTTCGGACTGAACGGAGACAGCAGCCATGTTTGATTCGGGAACGTGAAGCTCGTGTGGTCCTCGGAAAAGTGGCACCGGAAAAGTAAAATTACAGACGTAACAACACTGGAAGAGACATAGAGTTGCATTGTATTTAAATTTACAACGTGCTGTTTGATGACAGTGTAGCCTCTCAATCCGACTTTTACCAGTAACAAAGATGGCCGCCGATGCGTCGGTATCCCACATCCGGGTGACCCGCACACTCTGCGTGTTCACACACTGGGAGAAGAGTCGCCATGACCCGGTGGGCCCGTAACGGTCACGCTAACAACGCCGCCAGCAACAGGAAGGCATGTGCAGCCACCCCATGGGACGAgctgaagcagcagcagcaggaggggagaggtggctCCTCCAAAGCCTGGGGAGCCCCGGGGGTGAGGAGGCGGGGGAGGGATCCCGGGGGCAAGAAGAAGGGGAAGAAGAAGGCTTATGTGAGCGAGGATGTGAACGGTTTTATGGCGGCACAGGAGCAGCAACGGGACATGAGCTCCCCTAGGTGGAAGGAACAGCGCACAGAGGACAGGAGGCTGAAGAGACAGAGCACAAAGAGGGACAAGATGGTGAgggacacactctctcccacaatcTCACATTCGCCCCCTCCTGCCAGCTCACATTCGCCCCCTCTCGCCAGCTCACATTCGCCCCCTCTCGCCAGCTCACATTCGCCCCCTCTCGCCAGCTCACATTCGCCCCCTCTCGCCAGCTCACATTCGCCCCCTCTCGCCAGCTCACATTCGCCCCCTCTCGCCAGCTcacactcgcccctcccccctcaagCTTGCACTCGCCCCAGCCCCCTCACGCTCGCAACCCCCCCCTCACGCTCGCAACCCCTCACGCTCGCAACCCCCCCTCTCACGCTCGCCCCCCCCACTCTCACGCTCGCCCCCCCCACTCTCACGCTCGCCCCCCCACTCTCACGCTCGCCCCCCCACTCTCACGCtcgcccccccccactctcacgctcgcccccccccactctcacgcttgccccccccactctcacgctcgcccccccccccactctcacgctcgccccccccccactctcacgctcgccccccccccccactctcacgctcgcccccccccactctcacgctcgcccccccccactctcacgctcgcccccccccactctcacgctcgccccccccccactctcacgctcgccccccccactctcacgctcgccccccccactctcacgctcgccccccccactctcacgctcgccccccccactctcacgctcgcccccccactcacactccccccttccccactcacgCTCGCCCCTTCCCCACTCTCACGCTCGCCCCTTCCCCACTCTCACGCTCGCCCCCCCACTCTCACGCTCGCCCCCCCACTCTCACGCTCGCCCCCCCCACGCTCACGCtcgctctcgccccccccccccactctcatgCTCGCTCGCCCCCCCACTCTCACGCTCGCCCCCCCACACtcacgctcgccccccccccactctcatgCTCgctcgcccccttcccccccgcaagcccacGCTCTCACGCTCGCCCCTTTCCCCACTCACGCTCGCCCCCCCCCACTCTCGCTCGCGCCCCCCACGCTCACGCTCCCCACGCtcacgctcgccccccccccactctcatgctcgctcgtccccttccccccccgcaagcccacgCTCTCACGCTCGCCCCTTTCCCCACTCACgctcgcccccttcccccccctgcaagTTCACGCTCGCCCCCTCCGCAAGCTCACActcatgtgcccccccccccccagttcataGAATTCCATCTAATATGTTGCTTTAATATGAATAttcccctccctttatcctctctagCTCTGTTTTCACTGTCGGAAGCCAGGACATGGCATGGCTGACTGTGCCCAGGTGCTCAGGTGTCAGGAGATGGGGACAGGAATCTGCTATCGCTGCGGCTCTACCGAGCACGAAATCACCAAGTGCCGAGCTAAAGTGGACCCAGCTCTTGGTACATGTGAGAACGAATGCCTAGAAATAAAATCTGATTTTTGAATTATATCATAATCAATTCTGTGCTTTAGAGGCCTGCATAGTATAGTAATGTGTTACCGGCTGCTCCAGCTCAGAGGAGTCAGAGCCATATGGCCAAGAAAACCATAACTTACTATTCTGCTAAAAGTATCAATGGACTAAATCAGGGGAGAGCAATCTtgtttccctgcacccccctgccggctgttacCCTCTCCGTGTGCCGCCCACCCACCTtaccttacctcggctccggcgttctGGGTGTCATGATagcacgttgccatggcatcaTTTAACGCcccgtctccagaagccgtctgagccaaggtaagtgccgtttacagaggccttcgccgcttctccggcatttaattgaagTGCGCAGGGCCTCTATAAACTCTGtgccccccgcagacaatctaTGGGTtggcgccccacagtttgcgcaccccttgacCAAATGACTGGCAAACCCATGAACTTGTAGAGGTAACGAATAAGGTTGCGGCCATGGTGAGAGCAACGGCGTGTGTGACGCAAGCAAAAGGCCATACCTCAATGAGGACGACCATAGAGCGCGCGAGAGCGACGTTTTGTTATTTGATCTTGTCGCGCgacggccggtcacgtgagcgattcacccaatgagggcgaaccacctctgtgacgtcacgggcacgtCACCCCCTAGGCCGCAAATCACCTAATTTGCCTATGGAAAGAATATCAGTTTGTTGGCACAAAAACCTGCAGACCCTGAGGAGAGGTTTGAGTGCCACTGACCTAGATGCAaataggaacaaaaaaaaactctTGTACAGTACATGAAACTGCTTACGTTGACAATGTGCTATGTCGCTCCCTTTGTGTTCGATGGCACTTCCAAAAGCGCTAACTTCATACATTTTTCAGAGTAATTTGAATAGCTTTCTCATCTGGTAGAATGAAATGCTAACCCTTTATCTGTTGACTGTTCCAGGAGAATATCCCTATGCAAAATGCTTCATCTGCGGAGAGACAGGACATTTATCTCGATCATGTCCGGACAACCCTAAAGGCCTGTATGCTCAAGGTAGGTTTGCTCAATGTTTTGCCATGGCGGAAATGAAAATGATTTGATATTATTGGTGACTTGTCACTTCTCGGCCCTAACAATATCTTTCTGTGAGATGACAGCAGAAAAGACCACAACTTGAAAAGTTTAGCACATCGTGCTAGtactggggtggccaactccagtcttaaagggccaccaagaggtcaggttttaaggatatacctgcctccgcacaggtggctgagtctttgactgagccacctgtgctaaaacctgacctgttggtggcgcttgaggactggagtttgttaTCCCCGTGCTAGAATAATGAAAGCAGAATGTAGTCCAGACTCCAAAATATATGTTGTCTATTGGGGTACAATCCTTTACCTAAAACACAGAGCAATGGAGTTCTTCACAAACCTGCCATTTAACAGCAAGGCTTCTTCTCTATTAAAGTCATGAAGTTGTTGTTTCTGGTGCTAAGCCGCAGTATATCCAACATTGGGCtataaatacatttgttttgtggTGTGTGTCCGGCGGCTGTTTGGCACACACAAAGAGCGCGCCTATCATTGAGGtcagtcactctttgataaagcacctagAGCGTGAAGAGCGTAAGAGGACTATCTTTTTTGCGACCGTGATGTTGCTTGTGATTCCTTCCTGCAAATAAACACTCCCCTGTTTTATCAGCACATCCGCCTGGATCCCCTGTTTTTCTGCGTTTGGAGCTGtgctctcctctctcctgtcATTCAGGTTTTCTATCTTTTTATCCAACCTTGGTTATGATCTAATTAGTACAGAACTAGTCTTTTTTTAATGATGCAGAAAAATATCATAAGACCGGGAATTTAGATGCTTTAAAAGCCATAAACTTCTTTTCTTAAAATTAAGAAAGTTGTTCTTTTCTGATGTGGGGAAAATAATAACTTTCAATTGACAAAAATGAATGTGTTGGGTGCCCCTCTGGTGGAGAAAGGGTTAACCAATACATTTAACCACCACAGAAAATAGGCATTAAAGGCtagattaaaaaaaagtatattttaatatttaatgGGTAGAAGAGGAGACTTCTCTTTCCAaagcttttatttaaaaaaaaaaaagtgacagtgtAGCGTTATTTTTGTTATTTAAACACGTTGCATTATTAAGCACTAACAAGATGCGCTGCATGTGACATTTGTCGTCACAGTGAGTCTGTATCCTCTCTGGAGAATGGGAGCACAACCATAGACACCAAAAGAAAAACATGTATAGTTAAGTAATCAAACAGAAGGGGATTCAAGTGTAGAAGTACTTATGCACTCACATCACATGTACATGTTGAATTCAGGCACTTCAAAATATATCTTAACCCAAAGATTCATCTTGGGGACATCTTGTTAATGTAGCTGACATTGGAATGTGCAGAAAAAAAGAACAGACCGTAAAATAGAATATATAGTGTACTATATTAAAGCTTTGCGAAGGAAAAAAACAATACCAATGGCACTTATGTGAAATGTAAATTAGCTTATTCATAAAATGGAGAGGGAGTCTGCATAACCCTTCCGGTGCAGCACAATTACGGATGTAAGACACCCAGGTATACAGGAGGTGATATAAGGATGGGCTGGCAGAGTCCCCGTGGTGTCGCGGAGGGTTCCTTGTTACTGTAAAAGTGATCCGTAATACCCTCTCCATCTTCTGAATCTCTGATCCTGAATGTGTGACAGTTAACTGGGTTTACTCTCTTTACTACTGAGTTACTCCATCAGCCCCTATTCTACTGTAGTTAGCAAAGACTTCACATGGTTTTCCCCTCTCATATGTGTGCGTTTGACACAACAGCGCCACTCTGTGGTAGCTCCTGACTGAACTATTTGAGTGACATTTGAAGTGAACAGTACTGAAGCTATATAGCAGAGTGCTGAAAAATAAACAGATGGGATTTTGGCAGTCATATTTCTGTTTAATTGTAATTCGACTCATTACAAAAAAGTTCCTGGATTTGAAGAGGAATGGAAATGTTGTTCTCGTACAGACCTGGGTTAAAGGTATTGGACTATTTTATTGTGTGGTATGATTGTGCGTTACTATATCTGTATTCCTCTGCAGTGGCGGTGCAGTATAAAATCGCATTTCGACTTCCAACCATCAAAGATTCTAAATGATTTCCAGAATTCCGCGTGGCATCCTTTTTTTTATCAattgtaatattttattaatgcatttttaactttttttttttttattgattaacTAGGCTCTTATAAAACTTTGTAGGACAATCCCCTAGACTCCACCCCAAGCAGCAGTCATACGGGAAAACACTGCCCCCACAAAATGTCACAATTTTCATGGCGTATAAACATGCCCCAAGAATAAGAGGAGCCACTCCCCCATTCTAATCCAGGTGAAAATAACGCTCTCCAAACTACCTAGGATCTGACAAACCGCCCCCAAAATGAGTGTCAACCCCCCCAGTTGGTAGGATATATAGAGGTTTATAATCCACCAGCGAAAGAGTAGGGAATTCTGAGATTTCAGGGGGGACCCCTGACCCAGTATCTAATGGCTTATTTTCCCCCTTAAAGTTTCAAAGGAGACTCCCCTCCATTATCTTTCAATATTTTGGGAGCTCATACTAAAGACCCCCCTCCTGTTACGTTATGCCGCTCCGCAGCGTGACCTCTAGGCCAGTAACTGTTACATCATGCAGCACTCACTATTTTTTTCATTGCCTTACCAGGCCCTCTGTTATTGAATGGTTTACCGGATTCCCATACATTCCACGACCATGGCAGAAAATACAAGTCCTCTGCGCTATTGCACTTAAGACAGATTCTGCCATTTTCCACAGTTTCTCTATTTGTATcacgggacatacttgaaaatgatatGTATGTCCCGATGCATCTTTCCTGGTCAAATATTTTGCAACTGTGATTCATAATATAAACTCACCATGGGGACCGTGAGATAACTGTGGCTGTCTGTTTCCAATAGGTGGCAGTTGCAGGATTTGTGGGTCGGTTGAACATTTTCAGAGAGACTGCCCAGAACATCAGGCCTCAGGTGAGACGGTGTGGTGGAATGTCTGTTATTTACATGGATTTACATAAATAGTACCGTGTCAACTTTTTGcacgtacaggcataccccggtttaaggacactcactttaagtacactcacgagtaatatcgctcaataggcaaacggcagctcacgcatgcgccgatcagcacgtcctgaacagcaataccagctccctacatgtaccgaagctgtgcgcaagcggggagactatagagcctgttacaaatgtgttatttacatcagttatgcacgtatatgacgattgcagtacagtacatgcatgataagtgggaaaaaggtagtgcttcactttaagtacattttcgctttacatacatgctccggtcccattgcgtacgttaatgcggggtatgcctgtatatattttcttgtatttacatatatttcTTGTAAAAGAGCATTATACATAAATAATAGCAACAGACATCTCCTTTTATTACCTGCAGTGCTGTGCAGAGCAATTTGTTTCAGATCTTTGAGCAAGAAAGCAAACCGTCACTCTTCTGCTTACATAACTTAGATTTAATTGTTTGTTAGCGATCTATTATTTCTAATAGCTTATTCAAAAGATAAATAAAAATCTCATCGTTATATAACGAGAAACCAATGTAGTGTGTTAACGATGGAAATGTGCAAGGTGACTTATTAAAAAACTATCTGTGACCTCATTGAAAATGAATCCTTCATCTTAATGTAACTTACCAGTGCGTATTTTACATAGTACATTGCTTTTTATTCGTATCTGTTGTATATTCATTTATAAACATATGTGAGCCATATGCGAAAGCGTATCTCTTCTATCACAACATTTGTAATTTTTCCCTTGACAGTGAAATCTGGCTCCACAGAATCATTTCTTGTATATTTATGCAACAGAAGTTAAAGCTTCATTAGCGTCAGTTCAGATAGTGTTGCTGTGTTTGTTCTAAAGTTGTGATAAAAACATAGCTTCTGAGAATttatatggggggaaaaaaaggaatagCGTGGCGCTATCAATTATACACCAAGAGAAAAAACTTGtgcaaaaaatgatttaaaaatttaAAAGGAACAATATGTGATTtcatatacaaaaacaaaacccCACAAAAATGTCCCATGAAAGATATTATAGAAGACAACTTTCGTGCAAGAGAAAAAGAAACAAGAGTCCAGTTATTTTGAGAACAGATGAAGTCTGGTTAATCCTGCAGCCAAAGACCCAAGGGATCCCAACCTCTTATTTAACAAATATAAGAGAAGAATGGCTCCAAGCCCATGGATCGTAGATGCAAGGGTATAAAAGAGAAATTGTATGCACCtaatttgtgtaaaaaaaataataataaaataaaaaaaaggtgacACACAAATCTTGCATTTGGAGTATCCAAGCTTTTTACATATGTTTCAGAGTAATCCTCTTTTTTTCCGAAGAAAGAACAAATGGCTTATATATAATATGTTTTAATTGGAGCAAATAAATAGAGTAACAGATGACCAGTAACTTCCCTGGCTGAGTACCTCCCAGAAACCGCAGACTTGCTGGACATTCTACCACCAAGTGGAGGTCAAGCCTGATTGGCTGGCATTTGATTGACTTTTACCAAGACCCTTTCCTTTTCTATGTGGGACTGTGCTCAGTCATTTTTAATCAGAGCTAGTTACTTGTCAGCTGTTGCTCTAGACATTTCTTTTTATGTGTTTGCTCTAATTAAACTTATTATATGTAAGCCATTTATTCTTTCCTCTGAAAAAGATGATGATTctgaaatatatttaaaaagcttAGATACCCCAAATGCAAGAATTGTCACCTTTTTGTGGCAAATGACTTGTACACTATTTCTCTATATTCTATTGGGACTGTTATAATTATATTTGTTCTCGCTTATTCCCTGGAAACTACAATCCATGTACTTAAAGCCATTCTTCTCTTATATGTGAAAATTGTATGATTATCAGTAACAGAGAAAGTACTCTCCCTTCTGGAATACTAAAATAACCCGCTCAAATTTAGGTTTTGGTGTCAGTGAGAGTTGGGCATTATTCTATATATTCCGAAGTGGATGTTTCAGTTGATAACGCCCCAAACTGTAGCTTTGGACTATATCAAATTACCCCCTTTGATAAACTGTGAAACGCAAGCTGATGCTGTTCAAAGCATTTAATGTTTTGCCTCTTCCGCACAAAAGGTTTGTGGCACGATACAGTCTTACTTTTTCTTGAGTCTCTTTTATTACTAGCTTGTTTTGATTTTGTGTTCATTTTGCCTTCATCAGTCATCTGTGCATaattcttttctttttgtttttgccaTACAGCTCAAATGACAGTTGGTAGATGGTCAAGTGGAATGAGCGCAGACTATGAAGAAATTCCAATAATTCCaaaagtgcagaaaattgcaacAAAAGCACCCAAAATTGTTACATTCTAACAGTACATTTCAGTTCGCACTTCAGAATCCtcatttttgcaatttttgtcaGCACAACATTGTATGTTGGAATACTTAAAAGCAAAGTGTTATTATATTTATACTTGTCACATATTTGTAATACAGTCTCATAGCCACTAGCACAACCCAAAAAGAGATGTCTTGTCCTGTCCGTGCTAGAGAACAGGACTTCCATTGTAGTTCTTTGTGTAGGGAGTTGCAAGGAATAGATTATGAAATTATTTACAGACCTAGCAAAGACTATAGGCAATAATTGGGTACATCTTCCATCTGTTCCTTAACGAAACACATACAAATGCCACTAAGATGAGGAAAATAATGAACACTCGAAATGCCATTGCAGAACACAATATT
Coding sequences within:
- the ZCCHC9 gene encoding zinc finger CCHC domain-containing protein 9; the protein is MTRWARNGHANNAASNRKACAATPWDELKQQQQEGRGGSSKAWGAPGVRRRGRDPGGKKKGKKKAYVSEDVNGFMAAQEQQRDMSSPRWKEQRTEDRRLKRQSTKRDKMLCFHCRKPGHGMADCAQVLRCQEMGTGICYRCGSTEHEITKCRAKVDPALGEYPYAKCFICGETGHLSRSCPDNPKGLYAQGGSCRICGSVEHFQRDCPEHQASAQMTVGRWSSGMSADYEEIPIIPKVQKIATKAPKIVTF